Part of the Triticum aestivum cultivar Chinese Spring chromosome 4D, IWGSC CS RefSeq v2.1, whole genome shotgun sequence genome is shown below.
atttttcattatataacttggcttgtatattccaatgatgtatattccaatgatgggcttcctcaaaatgccctaggtcttcgtgagcaagcgagttggatgcacacccacttagtttcttttgttgagctttcatacacttatagctctagtgcatccgttgcacggcaatccctactcactcacattgatatctattaattggcatctccatagcccattgatacgcctagttgatgtgagactatcttctccttttttgtcttctccacaaccaccattctattccacatatagtgctatgtccatggctcatgctcatgtattgcgtgaagattgaaaaagtttgagaacatcaaaagtatgaagcaattgcttggcttgtcatcggggttgtgcatgattaaatactttgtgtgatgaagatagagcatagccagactatatgattttgtagggataactttctttggccatgttatttcgagaagacatgattgcttagttagtatgcttgaagtattattatttttatgtcaatattaaacttttatcttgaatctttcggatctgaatattcataccacaaataagagaatctctactcctataaaaatctgagttggtgatgatggtgtgcctgccatctatAATTTTCGATCGTCAGATCTGTATCCGACACACGGGAGGCAGCCCCACTTCACAATTGCAAAAGAATCCTTGTCCTCTATGTCCTGCTCCATCGATCCCCACCTCATCCAACCAGGAACTAGAGGCATCCGATCCTTCCCGAAGAGGGGAGAACACGATGGAACCGAACTAGCCAATTGCCGCTGTCGCTCACATGCCAGCGCCGGCCGCTCCCAATTGCTCTTCCGCAGCATCCCCACCACTCActgccacctccacctcctccttccccctcccGCCTGTTATCTCCTCTCCCCTACCCTGTCTCCTTCGATGCCGATGTCGACATGTACGCCGCCGGTGCTGTCTGTCCCCGAGGTCCGTGACACCTCTTCTGTCTCCTTTGATGCAGAAGCCCCTCCGCCCGCCATCTCCCTCTATCGCATCTCATCTGCGTCGACATCGGCAAGTACGTCACCGGCATCGCCCGCCCCCTGATTCAGCAACGGCTCTCATGCAGCAGCCCCGACGCCCACCAGCTTCACCTCCTTCCCATCGACGCGCTCCACGTCTGTCCAATTCGAGTATGAGCTGCTCCCCAGGACCTCTATGTCGTTTGCAACTGGAGCACTACCCACGAGCTCCACAGTCCAGACCCGCATCATCCTCCTTCCGTCTTGGAGATGGCAAATCTGGTGTGATGATTGATGTGAAGGTAATGTGCTCTGATGGTCCCTCTCCTTCCCAGTCCCAAGTCAAAAATTTCCGTTACTCAAAAGTTCAAATCCACACGCCTATCTCGAACTGTCTAGAAACCACTCATGTCATGTAGCCGCGCTGCTCAAACTACATCTCCAAGAAGCCACATAATCTTTAGCTCGAACGGAGTGTGAGGAGGCGTGAGTCACTGTTATTCTCCATCTAATCTACTTTTTCAAGGACCATGGTTTGGGTGTGGAAGAATAGTAGAATCTTCTCTACTTCTCATGAACCCCTTGCTTCATCTCTATTATACAATCTTTTTCTGGCGGAAATCTGGTTGATGTTAAATAAGAAAGTGACAAGAGGTTCTTAGTCGGAAATGGAGCTACTACGAGGTTCTAGGAGGATACGTGTCTTGGGGAGACTCCCCTTGCGCTTCAATATCCTACTTTGTATAACGTTGTTCAACGTAGAGAAGCCTACGTTGCAACCGTTCTACAATCCACTCCCCTCAATATTAGCTTTCGGAGGACGCTAGTGGGAAATCGTTGGGAGGCCTGGCTTCATCTTGTAAGACAATTGATGGATGTCCAGTTGTCTCAGCAGCCAGATCAGTTGTATTGGAAACTAACTAAGAACGGCGTGTtctcggtcaaatccatgtatctggGTGTTATTAACTCTAGCGCGATTCCTTCCTCGAAGCACGTTTGGAAAGTGAAGGTACCTTTGAGAATCAAAgtatttatgtggtttgtgcataaacaagttattttgacTAAGGATAATTTGGCAAAACGCAACTGGGTGGGTTCTGCAAGATGTAGTTTTTGCGACCATAACgaaacaatcaaacacctctttcttgattgtccgCTGGCCAAGATTCTATGGCAGTCgattcatattgcttttaatattaatcCGCCCACttctatcaacacgttatttggaacgtggctcgATGGGATTGATTCAGATACTGCGAGGCATATTCGTGTAGGCgtttgtgctttattatgggcagtatggaactgcagaaatgatttggtttttaacagaacaacgaacattcactttttgcaggttatcttcagggccactgCGTTGAtctgtatgtggtcgctactcactccgacggaggccagggagcgtttggttactgcgtctacccgatgggagatggtagctcgggatattttcaaccggtttggatggcggtcatgtaataggataggcatgtagtgctcctatttCTATTTGCCAGCCGGGTGTGGCTTTGTCTTTTTTGTTTAGCTCTTGTGAGCATTTCTTTACTTCTTACTTCGAGACTTGAAGACTTGTTGCTGGATATTTTTATTAATAAgatgagccgtatgcatctttctgatgcagaggctggggtaaacCCCCTTTTCGAGAAAAAAAATGTACAAGTTGTTTCTTTGCTTGGTACAAAATATATTGCAAGGGATGTTCCTTTTTGCTTCGTTTAAATATACTACATACCCTCTACAGACTCGGCTTATTTTCCTTTGTCTGAATATAACACAGACGAATTGTATGCAGTAGTTGcttcgtttcggtctacttgtcgcggacgtgatgcctatatacatgatcatacctagatattctcataactatgctcaattctattaattgctcgacagtaatttgttcacccaccgtaatacttatgctatcttgagagaagccactagtgaaacctatggcccccgggtctattttccatcatattaatctcccgtcaacaagctatttcttgcgccatttattttgctttctttacttttagtctttatcataaaaattccaaaaatattatcttatcatctctatcagatctcactctcgtaagtgaccgtgaagggattgccaacccctttatcgcattggttgcgaggttcttatttgtttgtgtgggTGTGAAGGACTttcgtgtggcctcctactagattgataccttggttctcaaaaactgagggaaatacttacgctactttactgcatcaccctttcctcttcaagggaaaaccaacgcagtgctcaagaggtagcagtgactgtggctgtagatgctcttataccCTTCAATCATCGTAACTTAGAGTTGTAGATCAATGTTCCATCCTATACTAAAACTATCTagtaagagcatctatagccgagCGCCTCAAACCCACGTCATACCCTTGGGCGGGCCGCCAGATCACTGACCGGTCATGTTTTTTGATCCAGACGGACGCCTCAAACgggtctcaaacgcccgggctgaccggcacccatcatatccagcccaaatatggggcagatatgggggcacccgggcacgcccgccacgtcggacccggccCATGCTGGCCCACCCCGAAACCACATATATTCGTCCCATCCGCTCGCCggagcaaaccctagccacttcactccactcccctccacCACCCGAGCTCACCTCCAGCGGTTTCCGGCCTTCTCCGCCATGGCAGGCAGCGGATCGGACTCTGACCAGCCCGGATCCGTCGACTGGGGTGTCATCCCGTGTGGGTTTGAGGAGGCAATGGCAGTTcgcattgcactccgccgctcTCGGGAAGACAGAGCCTAGCGACGGACGGATCCGTCCACCGTGACGCCATAGGGTCGGCTCACCGGACGCTCGGGTCCTCTGGTGCTGGATCCTCGCAGTCCCGGCAGCCGGAAcacctctccttccccatcaccgATCGGGCAGAGTATGAGTCCTATCGGGAACGGACGAcccgccgtgggaaggagaggataagggccgaCGAGGCCCATATTGACGCAGAaatggcggcggtggaggcggctgaTGCGGCGGCGCGGGCTGCCGCAGAGGAGATAGCCATCTGCGCCCGCATTGTCAAGAAACGGCAGCAGAGGAACACTCGCGCCCTCGCCCGAGAGCATAATCGGGCGGTCCATAGCATGGTCGGACTGCCaccgaaggaggagaaggaggacagtGACGACGAGGATAGCTTCGGCGACAAGCAGATCCGGCTCGATCCGTACTGCGTCTTCGACCGGTACTACCGCGAGAAGGAGGGCAAAGGTGCCGGGAAGGGCATGGGCAGCTGTGGATGaattccaccatagccaaacatgccaaattttggtagtccgatggcatgtttAGTTAGTAGTGATGGAGTAGCCGGACGATGTGTGTGCATCcacgtagttgcatgagtttgtatggatttgagatgtGGTAATTGAGGTGACCGGATGTGGATTACATTATTTGAGGGGTGCCCGGTCAGTGCCCGCGGACGCAACCGGGCACGTCCAtgggcgtttgaggggccggatttgccagTCCGGCTGCAGATGCTCTAAGATTTACCCTCTCCCTGATATGCGTACTACTGTTAAATTATTATTTTTGCTAAACGTACTATTGTTAAATATGATCGTACAGAACTCAATATACCCATTATCGGATTGGGGTGTCATATCTTTGCGTGTCCAATCAACTTGGAGAGTGCGTAGTTATACGTAAGCTCATGCATTATAAAACATGCATAGTCCGTCGTTTGGTTAGGCATGTCAGTAGCCGGAGATCATGCATACGTTTACAGTACGCGCAACTGACATCCTTTCTCAGTTATTAAACAGCCGAGACACCAAGATGGATCTGAATAGCAATACGTACAGAAATATCAAATCAGCAACCTATCACAATTAGAATTAGTACTACTAATCAATCTGAATTTAGCGTTAATCAAGTCTAGCTAGTCGACGTGGATGATACACAAGCCGCTCGCATAGAAAACAAAAGTGTATTTGTTCTGTCCTTGCCAGAATTAAGCATACGATCATCTTGCATGGAAACTCGCAACTTGCAGGTGTATAATATAACCGGTCATTTTCGTCCAAGCGATCGATTATTTGAGCCGTGCAAGTACACACACTGGTGTATGCTTCTGTTCCGACACAATACATCGCATTCAAATTGAGATTCACGTCGGTCACCGGCACACTTGGCATGCTTGCGCGCCACGTCATCATAATAATCATTAATACGGCGATTTCGGTCTAAAATGACACTTTAGCGGAGTTATCATATGGTTTTGACACGGTCGAGTCATCCGCGGGATTCTTATATGGTTTTGACACGGTCAAGTCATCCGCGGGATTATTATAAGGTTTTGACAAGGCTGGGTCATCCGAGGAAAACCCTAGGTCTGGTTCATGAGATCGGACGCGGGGGCGTCCCGATGTCGTATCCTTTATGAAAGGCGCGGCCTTGGTTGCTCGTGATGTCTCCGGTGTTGGATTGAAGATGGTGGACGCTAAACTTGGTTTTGGGCTGCTTCTCAGAGCGTGGGCATCCAGGGCCTCATCCATGGCTTCTTCCTCCCATCCAGCCGAATCATGGCTCCCACTTGCCAACTCCTCTAGGCGCTTAAGGTGGGGGTACGTTGATTTGGTCTGTCCTAGAGCGGTGGCCGTGCGATGGTGGTGCCTTGCATTGGTCGTGACGCGGTCTAGGTGCTCTGGGTGTTGTCTCCTTGCCTTCCTTGGCCGGAGTTCGGGCTAGGCGAGTGTATACCATTTTGTATCCTCTCCCATTTCCCCCTCTCTTATCTATGTTACTTTTGTACTCTCTTACTCTATATAAAGAAATGTTTAGATCACTAGtatctatcaatgaaatgatatgcaagctTTGTGTATTCAAAAAAAGTTTATCACTCAAATTTTCAATATTGCCCTTTCGATGTAAAGTATGAGTTCTAATCTGCACCTTGAGTTTATCTCGGAAGTTGTAAGCTATTTTAAGCCGTGATGCACCCGTTGAATCAAATCATGGCGAGAAGTAATTTATTTGCATGGCGACACAGTATACTTGTTTCAGCGGCTTCATGTTTCTTGAACCTTGATCTCTGCCGGCCGGAGTATTATCTTCCACTACGCCGTCGCCGTGGGTGCATGCAACGCCGCCTCTAGCTTGCCAACAATGTCCTCCGCCGTGACGCTGAAGCCGTCGTCCACCTGACAGAAATCTCGACATGTGAGCATGGCACGTACATTAATACTTCAACGGCAGTTATTTTTTTAATGCAAGGATAAACACACTTTGCCTCTGCGATTTCATTTCTATGAAACCACAATGTCAGTCAGTCTCGTACGTACAAACTACTGacacaaaaaacaagcaaaaaatgcaGCACACTCGGTAGAAACTAATGAAAAAATCTGGTAGAAAATTGTATACAGTAACTTCTGTCCAAAGACGGTGTAATCGAAGCCGTAACGGTACGTAGAACGAAATTTCCtcgcttttttttttgagggaaaaaaaaTTGGGCAGCAGATTGTTGGGGGTAAAATTAGAGGAACTTGCCTTTGCAGTAACGGTTATGATGACAGTGCAAGCGGGGAACGGGATGGCATTGACGTGGGTGATGCTCAGGTGTAGCCCCTCCACCTCGGCGAGCAGCCTGACAAGCACCCCCTTGCCGTCCTCGCAGTGGATCCTCACCATCACGTCGCTCTCCGAGACCCTCGCCTCGATCTCCGGCAGCACGCTCCCGGTCGTCGTCGTCGTGGTTGTGCTTCCAGTTCCAGCTGTTGCTCCAGGCCCTGCAGACGGTGAtgagcagcagccgccgccgtcgtcttcggcGGTGCGTGACTTCTTGACGAGCACCACGGACTCGGCGGCGACGCTCCTGCAGTTGCGGACCTCGAGCGCCTTGAGCTTTTCCTGCTGCTCCTTGACGTACTTGACGGCGTCCGAAAGGATCGTCGCCTTGTCCATCTGAGCGAGTTAATTAGTAGTTGGCCAATGAATCAGTTGACAAATTTCCCTTGTTGGATACTGTATATATGGATGTGGAAGAAGAGGCGCGGACCTTCTTGAGGCCGGGGATGACGGTGGAGAGTTCGATGAACCGCCGGTTGATCTTCTCCCGGCGCTTCCGCTCCGCCATGATGTGGTCCTGCGCGTACGGCGCGTGCCCGGTCCTGGCGGCGCTCTTTGCGGAGGCTCTCCTCGACGGTGGCGACACGTGGGCCTGCTCCGTCACGCCGGGGCCGTCGTGCGCTCCAGAGGGAGGAGCAGCGGTGGGGCTCGGCGCGGCCTCGTTGCTCGGCTGCGCCAGGGCCGAGGTGAAGTTCCAGCTCATGGGCAGGTAGTTGTTGCTGCTGCCGACGCTGCAGGTCGTCGCGCAGTTGACGTCGTTCTCCACGACCGCGGCAGACGTGTTCTCACGGCCGCCGCCGGCGCTGTCGGCGGCTTGGTGACGGTGGCCGTCTTGTACCGCCATTCCCGCCGGGGCCGTGCCTTGCTGCAACGCCGAGCGGCGGAGCTCTTGGAGTGACGGGAAAGTACAGCCACTGTCGCCGGCGGCGTAGGCAGCGGCGACCGGCGGGTGGTCGTGCTGCAGCGTGTCCACGGCCCACTGCATGAACAAGCTGGAGTCGTCCATGGTCTCCAGCTGATACATACTGCTTCTAGCTAGCACCTGATGGAGCTGCGCGCACCAAAGAAATCACATAAAAATGCAGAGCTTGGACAGCTCTATTTATCTATGGGAGGAGGAGCGTGCAAGAAGACGACGCACCGGCAGAGAAGATGGCCGCACACaattacgtactccctccgtccggaaatacttgtcatcaaaatggacaaaaaaggatgtatctagaactacaatacgtctagatacatctccttttatccattttgatgacaagtatttctggacggagggagtacctggtGGGAAGAAGACGGAGAGCCCGGCTGCGAGCAAATGATTGCATGGAGACGTAGGAAGAGCAAGCCATCCAAATCAGCTGAGATTTGGGCGCGTCCTGTTCCTGGACATAAAAAAAATAGAGAACACGGTACAGCCGCATGCGCTTATATATATGCCGCAGCGccgaaaattttgaaataaatccagaaataatgcgagcaccgggacttgaaccctggtggacagggataccattgtcctcctaaccatccaaacaTAAGTTGGTTCGTCATACACTCATCATTATGAACACACATATACCCTACTCTATCGAGGGACAGGAGCCGACGGGGGATTGACGAATTCACCACAGGCACTTTGCTATGGATTAAAAGACTATTTCGCCTTGGTGCAGCACACATGTATCATACCTATGATTTGATCCCTAGTAAACTGGGGATACAATCACCCTCCTAACTACTGAACCACAGATTGGTTCTCATGTCAATGTGATTGATGCTATTACGCTAGGTTTTAGTTAAGTGACATGAcatataagaaagaaagaaaaaaaatcataaatctCAATGTAACATATCACGAATATAGCACCAATTGAGACATAATCAAGTTTAAGTCGACTAAGATTTAGCAAGACTGATTATGTTAGACACTAACAAGTTGCAAGTTCTCCGTACAACGGCTTGTTTTTTAATCAAAATGCACTCCATCGTGGCAAAGATAGAGAGACCGCGTGCACATACACTACTATTCTGGACGTCAAATAGCGTACTTTTtcagggaaaaaaggacagaggtaaACAGGCCACTGTAAACGCAACCAGTGCGTGAGTAGGCTCCCTTATTATTCCTTTTGTACAATCACAAGCAGACAAGGTCATCGGACTCTATTGTTTATCAAGTGGCTGAGCTTGACGAAAAAAGTTGCAGGGACAGGAAAACAACCTATATATGCTTATCCTGTGAGTAAAACCAATTCTTACTGTTTTTTCTCGTTTTTTATACTAATATGACAAATTTAGCCAAGTTACGGTCATCATGAGATTTTTTGAAAGTCAAAGGTCATATATTATGGTCGATCAACCCTTACAAGAGCATCATTATAGAAATTAAAAGTTACACACAGAGGTCCTTGGGGGGATCGACGATGTCCTCCTCCCACACTCGCCAGCGGCGCGTCATGAGTGAAACTCGACGCCATCTCTGGACCTCTGGAACATGATCGGGTCAGGGAAGCGTTGTCGACATAGGGGCCGAGAAGTCAACAGGCGAAGCCAAAAGACGCCGACGAGTTTGCCGTTCCGGAGAAGAAGGTTGGACGACCACTCTTCTGAATCCATCTAGATAGATCCGGTGAGACCTAACCTCACAGGCTTGCTAACGACGCTAAAGTTGGCCAAATGCCGCTTAAAGGAGCAAGGCATGAAAAGGTGTCGTCATCCACTCACGGGCTCCGTTAGGGGAGCGATTGTCCGGTGATCCAAGGAGCTCGATGTAattttattatgttgaggctgcTAGCTTTGCACGTATGATGAATttttataatactccctccgttcctaaatataagtctttgtaaagatttcactaggttgactacatacggagcaaaatgaatgaatctacactttaaacgcatctatatacattcgtatgtggttcataatgaaatctctacaaagacttatattttggaacggagggagtagattcaaACCCTTCTTCACAAAAGACAAACAACCGTTGTTTTCGGCCAACAATACACTTTCTAGATGCTCACTCAAAATCAAAACAAGAAGGCTCACTAATTTCCCATTCCCTCCAAAGGCCACCAAAAGGGAATACAAAAATATTTCATGGGATAGCGATTATACGGCCAGTCGCACCAAAAAGATACGCTTAACTCCACATCAGCAGATTTATATAGCCGATCGAGCTGGGGTAGAAGCAAGCCCATGATACGCTGATGTGGCCGCACCTTGTCCTAATATCATGTACTAATCAACGTCACTGATTTAGCTAAAGCCACTGATGGATAACCTAACGTATGCAAGCCAAGCAAATTGGGCGGACATGATAGTATTAGGTATGGAGATCTGGAACAGTACGTGCGATGCTAATTTGCAGCTAATAAAATATTTAATCTTCCAAAGATAGCCAGACCGACCGAGCGCATGTTACTAATTTCAGATCAGCAGAATCTTTCTTGATCAGAAACACCGGACAAAAGTTAGTACTGGATCAGAATCAGGCCGTGACAACAGAAACACACGGTACCGAGAACAATGTTTCCTGTGAAACACACCCTCTTGCAATCATGTTGTCCAAGCAAATAGCGATGCATATGTAACGGGATGACGAGGCCTTCGTGCAAATTACACTTGCAATAAAACAAGAAACAACCACTAGCGTTTGGTGCAGCACTTAATTTTTATTTTCAAAGCAGAGGCAAAAGCTTTTCCTTATCTGACTAATAAGAAGAGTTTTGAATTACATGACCGACCGTCTATGGACGGCCTCAATTTGATAGACTCTCGCGGCATAAGAGAAGTCAAATGCTTGGCCCCCGCCAACCCCCAAAGCCTGGCTCCGACCTTAATTCTTGATATGATTACATATGGCATTTTGGTgcattcttcttcctttccttggTCTTTCATTCCGTCATATTCCAAATAACTTATCCAACTACAATGTATTTACTGCTAATGCACCTTTTGTAATCAAATCTCAGGGACATGGTCTAACATGAGGGTAGTATTCTATCATGGTGTTGGATCCCATGTTGAGAGAAATATCGTAAGTAGCATTTCCCTTGTAAAGAGAAACAGAGGTAGTGTGGTTGATGAGGTGCAAGAAAAGTTTGAATATAGCTCAACAACATGCATGTTGAGACTTGAGAGAAATACCGTAAGTAGCATTTCCCTTACATGTAAAGAGAAACAGAAGTGGTGTGGCTGATGAGGTGCCATGTATGGTGAGGTGTGATAAAACTAACTGTGATCAAatacattttttttttgaaatggaggaggacccccggcctctgcatctggacgatgcatgcagccactttattaattattcacacaagaccttacaaagttatacaacagtaagactgaagccaccgtctaggcaacaaaagtgtcgctactcctatccgagtgatgaagggatgctgatagtctgggcctagtaccaaacagacctcgcagccaaacctaacatctaagacctgaggtcccaaccaggacgcctgccgggtataggtcacctaccagtccggcgcactcctcaaccaggacgcctgccgagtctgaggccgccacagccacctgccaccaatccatcttcagagttgtactgctgcatctaccttgcccggtctagctgccgtcgacgccaccacgacgccagaccgtgtcaccctcctgcgcgagtccatctccgcgcatcggacgcagagtcaccacagcgccatgccgccgagacccgccgccatcaatgagtgagatgccgcaccgctccaccaaagaatccgtcaTCTGGTCTTGCATCCAGCCGCTGCTCAAAAAACGATGCCCCCATGAGGGAAAACGACACCAAAAGCACCGCCATCGTCCAATCCGGAAACTCCGGATCTAGGTTTTCACCCAGAGCAGCGCAAGCAAGTCGACAGAAGCTGCAGACGATGTCTTCAACAAGATAACGACGcgaaaacgccgccatcgcccgccatgaCCCGAGTCATAGCACGGTTTTCACCGGCAGCCTCGTCTCCCCACTCTACGCCGGGACTGGATGCGAGAATCCACAACCATCTAGCcgaccacctccggcgaagaagatgGCCACCACCTCCACGCCCAGGGCCGGAGCCCCCGACGTCCTTGTGTCGCGTGCCTAGTCCAGAGGCCGCTTGCCGCGCCGGAACAAAGGATGCACACGACGGCTCGAGGAACCACCATCCAGACCCGAAAGGGATCCAGATCGGACACCATAGCCGCCGACGTGATCTCTTCGTCGCCGCCGCCAGCACAACAACCCTTGTCACCACCGGCCTGCGCCACCGCCCTTGAATCGGCCGGAGTGGGTCGCCGCCACCCAGATCCGATCGCCGGCCGAGAAAGAttgcctccgccgccgctgcggcccgcAGGCTTAGCCTGCGATGccctcggcggcggcgggaggagagggaggcccgaccgggaggagagggaggcccggcggggAGGCCCCAGTGCGGCGCGGCGCCACCGCACGAGGGGAGGAGGTCACGGGAGGAGGGGATCTGTCTCTGATCAAATACATTATATAAAATAAAACTGATTGTGAC
Proteins encoded:
- the LOC123099361 gene encoding transcription factor bHLH18; its protein translation is MYQLETMDDSSLFMQWAVDTLQHDHPPVAAAYAAGDSGCTFPSLQELRRSALQQGTAPAGMAVQDGHRHQAADSAGGGRENTSAAVVENDVNCATTCSVGSSNNYLPMSWNFTSALAQPSNEAAPSPTAAPPSGAHDGPGVTEQAHVSPPSRRASAKSAARTGHAPYAQDHIMAERKRREKINRRFIELSTVIPGLKKMDKATILSDAVKYVKEQQEKLKALEVRNCRSVAAESVVLVKKSRTAEDDGGGCCSSPSAGPGATAGTGSTTTTTTTGSVLPEIEARVSESDVMVRIHCEDGKGVLVRLLAEVEGLHLSITHVNAIPFPACTVIITVTAKVDDGFSVTAEDIVGKLEAALHAPTATA